agtagctcagtctgtaggaaCTTGGCTTGAGTATAGTGTAGCTACCAGTTCACCTTGAGCAATGTGCCGAAGCCCCAAATGCTCCCAGGGAGCCGCTACATGGCTGCCAGTCACTCCACCATCTgtccacatttgtgtgtgtgtggttgtatttccaGCCTATGGATGAAtaacttgagtaaaaaaaagaatttcccacGAGGGGATCAGTAAAAATTCTTTCATTTTGTATTACATTGACAATCATCCTCAATCATGTTAAGTTCTACAGATTTCATATGATCTGTGATGAACCGACCCCCTGCAGGAACTTCTACGCTCAGTGTTGCAGCTTTTTTTggcaaaatgttcaaaataataaatagaacaaCATATCCTCAAGTAAAACTCAAACTGTTGTGATGTGATCAactcaaatcatattttatttaagtaccTTTGATGTGATGCTCAAGTTGCAGTTCCTCCAGCGGTGGCTGAACACTCACAGTATTCATAAAGTTCACCTGCATCTCCtttatgaattttttttgtcgttttgttttgttttttttgacagagagCTTGTAGCTTTGGAGGATTTGACCTGACCAACCGCTCAGTGCACGCTGTCATTTCTGACAATGATAACACTGTACGTAACTGATACTCCTCCTGAACATCCACAGACCGACTCAACAGTTacacctgtttgtttatttgcctcttttttttcttctacgTTTTGTGTGTACGTGAATCAGAATAAAGACGGAGAAGGTCCGAGGGATCCCGTTAAGTCTCCACCGACGTCTCGTATTTCCCTGGGCAAAAAAGTCAAGTCCGTGAGAGACACCATGAGAAAACACATATCCAAGAGATAccactgttctctctctgaacaGGTACGTACAGTACAGCACAGGAGCGGTGTTACTGTGAAGCGTAGGTCATTTTGCGctcacattttctctgtttttgtgttccAGTCAAGCCCAGACCGGATCTCTAGCTGCCCTCACTCGCCTCAGACAGACTCCGACTCTTTGGAGAAACCCAAACTGAAGCCAGGAGGGTCTGTGGAAAGCCTGAGGAGCTCCCTGAGCGGACAAAGTTCCATGAGTgagtctgtgtttacagtgcCAGGTCCGGGTGAACTCGCACCGTGCgcagtgtttgtttgaactCGGCCTTGGAACACCAGATGTGTGGTGTTTATCAGAAAAGGTGTTTGAAGGACGCATTTCAGATAGTCTAAACTTTCTGGCCCCCCCAGTCAGATTAAAAAGACGccttaaaaataattttgttaaATACTAACACACCCGTGCAGTCTTGTGGTTTCGAAGCAGCTCATTTGTCTTGTTGTGGTTTGTGTAGGTGGTCAGACAGTGGGCACCACTGACTCCTCcaacagcaacagagagagCGTGAAGTCTGAGGACGGGGAAGAGGATGAGCTGCCTTACCGCGGACCCTTCTGTGGACGCGCTCTAGTTCATACCGACTTCACCCCCAGTCCGTACGACACAGACTCCCTCAAACTGAAGGTAGGAACGCGTAACGCATCCAGCCAATCACACAGCACGTAGAGCTGAGCTGACACCTCCGGAGAAACTCGAGCTTCACTCTCGTCTCGTGTTGCAGAGCGGAGACGTCATCGATATCATCAGTAAGCCTCCGATGGGCACGTGGATGGGGATGCTCAACGGCAAAGTTGGAACCTTCAAGTTCATCTACGTGGACGTCCTGAACGAAGAGGAGGCCAAGCCCAAGAAGACgcgcaggaggaggaaggcccGGCAACCCAAACCCACCTctgtggaggagctgctggatcGCATCAACCTCAAAGTAATCAACTTACTACATCATAAGAATCTGTCTCACACACTCCCagcattaaaaatgcaaatacagcAAATGAATTTTATTGattctgtcctctcctctccacaggAGCACCTTCCCACCTTCCTTTTTAACGGCTACGAGGATCTGGACACGTTCAAGTTGCTCGAGGAGGAGGACCTGGACGAGCTGAACATCAGAGACGCCCAGCACAGAGCCGTGCTGCTCACCGccgtggagctgctgcaggagtaCGATGGTGGGTCAGGTAATCAGTGTTATATCTCATCTGAGCAGTACAAAAGATGTGAAACACAAATAATATCAGATCAAACATGCAGAGAGACGTTTGTACAAGTTTGAAGTCCTGTCTTATAAAGGAGAAACTTGTGATTAGGTTATTTCCAGTGCATAATTTTAAACAGTCtggttatatatttaaaaaccaCCCATGCACACGCCACGCTCAGAGCTCACTGGCATGTTTTTTCTCAAGATCATAAGATGTGACTGTCTGCCCCCTGTTGGCGGCATTGTTGCCTTGCAGGAAGCAGCGACCCGGAGCGAAGCAGCAGTCAGTCTGGAGGCTCTCAGGAGAAGCTGCTCCTGGACAGACGCGGCCTCGCGGGAGACTCCCCGCGAGACTCCGGCTGCTACGAGAGTAACGAGAACCTGGAGAACGGTAATGACAGCCTGAGTCGCCTGTGAACACTTGTCCGCCTCCTCTCCTGCGCTCCTCCGCCTTCATCCTTCACTAGAAAAAGACCCGCGGTGGTCTTCAGTCCCTTCTCGACTGCTCGAGCATTCCAAGCCACAAAATTCAGTTTTCAAGACTCTGCTATCGTCACATTCACTTCCgatgttctgttgttgttttttctccaaGCATCTTCTTCAAGTCATactttcttctgtttctgcatCACTGAATCAAACCGTTCTTCAGTCATGATTTTGTCTGTTACTTTACCTTTCTTCACAAGCATAACACTCAAAAGGGGATAACACACGGTTCTCTGTTACTGTGGGACTAGAACGTTGGCTTACATCGTGTTACACCGAGCGCTGACCTCTAAAGACTTCTGCAAGACAAACTATATGTGGAGGCGCTCGCAGGTCTGCTCACAAATAGCTCTGCAGCTGTGAGATGTGTggtgggtttttctttttgcgTTTGCTGAAAATGGTGACCGTTGAACCGGCGTGCGataatatttaaatagttttaaaaataataataataactttctCGGTAATTGCAGTCCATATTTACTGTGAATGCTTTCTTTATTCACACATATATCATTCTTACTGTGGTTAACTTGGGTAGGCTGAAGTCTCAGAGTCGTGCTTACTGTTAAATGAGGGTTCATGTGAATGTCGAAAGGTCACGTGGTTGGAGAACTGTGTCCGATCAGCCACACTTGTACAgatttttgctgtttgtgtgtgtatatttttttagtcGAGTAAAACATAACGTTGCACAATATTTTATGACGTGCCTGAACGCTGCGTGACGCAGAAGAAGACTTAAAATATTTACTAAATACTATAATACTTGTTGAAATATGGCATTTTGTATAATCGTAAACGCACTAAAATGCAGACTTAGGACGACCTCTTCGGTTTAACTCGACTCATTCAGCAGGCCGACGGCCTCAAGTCTCATTTTCTGAAGTGTGCTTCTGTCATGGTTGAGCGTGAGGAATAAATTGCTCCATGCTTCACCAGACTCGACTGCTTGCTTcgtttctttcattcatttttagatttttttttttttctttccgcATCCTCTTTCACAACAGCCACTCTCTTCCAGCGCTGagcgctctgctgctgctgctgctgcttttgttcCAGTCAAATTCTTGTCGCAACTGAACCGACACCTGCATGATCTGCGCACACTTCGCTTGTTTATTTCAGGACGGGACAAAAAGACTTCCTCGTCCATGAGCAGGTCCTCTTCTGGTTATGAGTCAAGCCGGCTCCCGTCCCCAGAGTGCCCGGTCGTCCTCAAGACTCTGATCTCAACCCGTAAACTCCAAAGTAAACCGGCACACCCGCCCTGTATCTCACCATCACCGAGACCCCCTAAGAACAGTCTGACTCTCCTGAGCCTTGCAAAAAGTCTCGTTCCCGTGAGAGCCATAGCTAGAAGCCAGAGCTGCCCGGAGCTCAGAAGAAACCCGGCACCAGGGCTGCTGAGGCGGAGCTTCTCTGTGACTGCACGCCACGAGAGACGGTTCATCAAACCCAAAAACTGGAAGCCGACCCCCGCTGCCAAAACTGAGAGCGTACCGCACGCAGCAAATCCTCAGAAACACTGCGAGGACATGTCTCTgttcaacacagacacaggacacGCGTTTGCCCCTAAACAAGCAGAGacaacacagagcacacaccTCCAGCTGCCACCCACAGCCCCGGCAGAAAGGTCCAATCATCCTTTAATTACACCTTCCACAGCAAACCCACGCCGAGAGCCCGCGCTAACACAGACTGCCTGTTTGTACGGCCACACAGACAGCGTGTTGTCTGAGGATTCGAGGACACGTTCAATTTCAGCCACTTTTGAAGCCCGCcggctgaaaatgaaaagaaagacgCCCATGAGCTCAGGAAATCTGAGTTCCCTGATAGAAGAAAGACTGTAGCTGCAGGGTACCGATCTCAGAGA
This DNA window, taken from Larimichthys crocea isolate SSNF chromosome XXIV, L_crocea_2.0, whole genome shotgun sequence, encodes the following:
- the sash1b gene encoding SAM and SH3 domain-containing protein 1 isoform X2; amino-acid sequence: MTQGPNLVLEWLSKLHLAHYVESFIDNGYDDLEVCKQIGEPDLDAIGVHIEYHRHRLLTAVQTLKDEDKRKTPSYYFTLEALDPSACNQNRENDFRTPRHQTSCPGNHNPRVTDCNDFVTYPKLKLKVLIRDKLAKDGINLGEAPYTFKDGSVGSLDDLAQEYSQYYGTSLSDVCERMEEIRKRKVVHDAETGKGDSMATSLQLRSEIQESLGLNSTTSTPETERRFPVHKSSSDDGSGGKWDGKRKSKSFWQSFRKSQKGVTRQISKGDDGVGFVASEITMSDEERIQLMMMVKENMISIEEALARLKEFEIQNKQTCRSEPTEWTDPFSPAPNESVNCNPCDLSDTEQEESVTFRRLHKLVNSTRKVKKKLIRIDESKRTGADESLNIDGLPCGDASTSLYSDVQKKPVECPVDSLASAMREQLTYNRDSDSLTTSPSSSSLDTCSSQKIFQVSSKSGGSPVHQETSVAEEAGEAGEGSGSSFSETEGCNDEEPKIARSVTDGELRHRNLLSHHGRACSFGGFDLTNRSVHAVISDNDNTNKDGEGPRDPVKSPPTSRISLGKKVKSVRDTMRKHISKRYHCSLSEQSSPDRISSCPHSPQTDSDSLEKPKLKPGGSVESLRSSLSGQSSMSGQTVGTTDSSNSNRESVKSEDGEEDELPYRGPFCGRALVHTDFTPSPYDTDSLKLKSGDVIDIISKPPMGTWMGMLNGKVGTFKFIYVDVLNEEEAKPKKTRRRRKARQPKPTSVEELLDRINLKEHLPTFLFNGYEDLDTFKLLEEEDLDELNIRDAQHRAVLLTAVELLQEYDGSSDPERSSSQSGGSQEKLLLDRRGLAGDSPRDSGCYESNENLENGRDKKTSSSMSRSSSGYESSRLPSPECPVVLKTLISTRKLQSKPAHPPCISPSPRPPKNSLTLLSLAKSLVPVRAIARSQSCPELRRNPAPGLLRRSFSVTARHERRFIKPKNWKPTPAAKTESVPHAANPQKHCEDMSLFNTDTGHAFAPKQAETTQSTHLQLPPTAPAERSNHPLITPSTANPRREPALTQTACLYGHTDSVLSEDSRTRSISATFEARRLKMKRKTPMSSGNLSSLIEERL
- the sash1b gene encoding SAM and SH3 domain-containing protein 1 isoform X4, translated to MEEIRKRKVVHDAETGKGDSMATSLQLRSEIQESLGLNSTTSTPETERRFPVHKSSSDDGSGGKWDGKRKSKSFWQSFRKSQKGVTRQISKGDDGVGFVASEITMSDEERIQLMMMVKENMISIEEALARLKEFEIQNKQTCRSEPTEWTDPFSPAPNESVNCNPCDLSDTEQEESVTFRRLHKLVNSTRKVKKKLIRIDESKRTGADESLNIDGLPCGDASTSLYSDVQKKPVECPVDSLASAMREQLTYNRDSDSLTTSPSSSSLDTCSSQKIFQVSSKSGGSPVHQETSVAEEAGEAGEGSGSSFSETEGCNDEEPKIARSVTDGELRHRNLLSHHGRACSFGGFDLTNRSVHAVISDNDNTNKDGEGPRDPVKSPPTSRISLGKKVKSVRDTMRKHISKRYHCSLSEQSSPDRISSCPHSPQTDSDSLEKPKLKPGGSVESLRSSLSGQSSMSGQTVGTTDSSNSNRESVKSEDGEEDELPYRGPFCGRALVHTDFTPSPYDTDSLKLKSGDVIDIISKPPMGTWMGMLNGKVGTFKFIYVDVLNEEEAKPKKTRRRRKARQPKPTSVEELLDRINLKEHLPTFLFNGYEDLDTFKLLEEEDLDELNIRDAQHRAVLLTAVELLQEYDGGSGSSDPERSSSQSGGSQEKLLLDRRGLAGDSPRDSGCYESNENLENGRDKKTSSSMSRSSSGYESSRLPSPECPVVLKTLISTRKLQSKPAHPPCISPSPRPPKNSLTLLSLAKSLVPVRAIARSQSCPELRRNPAPGLLRRSFSVTARHERRFIKPKNWKPTPAAKTESVPHAANPQKHCEDMSLFNTDTGHAFAPKQAETTQSTHLQLPPTAPAERSNHPLITPSTANPRREPALTQTACLYGHTDSVLSEDSRTRSISATFEARRLKMKRKTPMSSGNLSSLIEERL
- the sash1b gene encoding SAM and SH3 domain-containing protein 1 isoform X1, producing the protein MTQGPNLVLEWLSKLHLAHYVESFIDNGYDDLEVCKQIGEPDLDAIGVHIEYHRHRLLTAVQTLKDEDKRKTPSYYFTLEALDPSACNQNRENDFRTPRHQTSCPGNHNPRVTDCNDFVTYPKLKLKVLIRDKLAKDGINLGEAPYTFKDGSVGSLDDLAQEYSQYYGTSLSDVCERMEEIRKRKVVHDAETGKGDSMATSLQLRSEIQESLGLNSTTSTPETERRFPVHKSSSDDGSGGKWDGKRKSKSFWQSFRKSQKGVTRQISKGDDGVGFVASEITMSDEERIQLMMMVKENMISIEEALARLKEFEIQNKQTCRSEPTEWTDPFSPAPNESVNCNPCDLSDTEQEESVTFRRLHKLVNSTRKVKKKLIRIDESKRTGADESLNIDGLPCGDASTSLYSDVQKKPVECPVDSLASAMREQLTYNRDSDSLTTSPSSSSLDTCSSQKIFQVSSKSGGSPVHQETSVAEEAGEAGEGSGSSFSETEGCNDEEPKIARSVTDGELRHRNLLSHHGRACSFGGFDLTNRSVHAVISDNDNTNKDGEGPRDPVKSPPTSRISLGKKVKSVRDTMRKHISKRYHCSLSEQSSPDRISSCPHSPQTDSDSLEKPKLKPGGSVESLRSSLSGQSSMSGQTVGTTDSSNSNRESVKSEDGEEDELPYRGPFCGRALVHTDFTPSPYDTDSLKLKSGDVIDIISKPPMGTWMGMLNGKVGTFKFIYVDVLNEEEAKPKKTRRRRKARQPKPTSVEELLDRINLKEHLPTFLFNGYEDLDTFKLLEEEDLDELNIRDAQHRAVLLTAVELLQEYDGGSGSSDPERSSSQSGGSQEKLLLDRRGLAGDSPRDSGCYESNENLENGRDKKTSSSMSRSSSGYESSRLPSPECPVVLKTLISTRKLQSKPAHPPCISPSPRPPKNSLTLLSLAKSLVPVRAIARSQSCPELRRNPAPGLLRRSFSVTARHERRFIKPKNWKPTPAAKTESVPHAANPQKHCEDMSLFNTDTGHAFAPKQAETTQSTHLQLPPTAPAERSNHPLITPSTANPRREPALTQTACLYGHTDSVLSEDSRTRSISATFEARRLKMKRKTPMSSGNLSSLIEERL
- the sash1b gene encoding SAM and SH3 domain-containing protein 1 isoform X3, translating into MTQGPNLVLEWLSKLHLAHYVESFIDNGYDDLEVCKQIGEPDLDAIGVHIEYHRHRLLTAVQTLKDEDKRKTPSYYFTLEALDPSACNQNRENDFRTPRHQTSCPGNHNPRVTDCNDFVTYPKLKLKVLIRDKLAKDGINLGEAPYTFKDGSVGSLDDLAQEYSQYYGTSLSDVCERMEEIRKRKVVHDAETGKGDSMATSLQLRSEIQESLGLNSTTSTPETERRFPVHKSSSDDGSGGKWDGKRKSKSFWQSFRKSQKGVTRQISKGDDGVGFVASEITMSDEERIQLMMMVKENMISIEEALARLKEFEIQNKQTCRSEPTEWTDPFSPAPNESVNCNPCDLSDTEQEESVTFRRLHKLVNSTRKVKKKLIRIDESKRTGADESLNIDGLPCGDASTSLYSDVQKKPVECPVDSLASAMREQLTYNRDSDSLTTSPSSSSLDTCSSQKIFQVSSKSGGSPVHQETSVAEEAGEAGEGSGSSFSETEGCNDEEPKIARSVTDGELRHRNLLSHHGNKDGEGPRDPVKSPPTSRISLGKKVKSVRDTMRKHISKRYHCSLSEQSSPDRISSCPHSPQTDSDSLEKPKLKPGGSVESLRSSLSGQSSMSGQTVGTTDSSNSNRESVKSEDGEEDELPYRGPFCGRALVHTDFTPSPYDTDSLKLKSGDVIDIISKPPMGTWMGMLNGKVGTFKFIYVDVLNEEEAKPKKTRRRRKARQPKPTSVEELLDRINLKEHLPTFLFNGYEDLDTFKLLEEEDLDELNIRDAQHRAVLLTAVELLQEYDGGSGSSDPERSSSQSGGSQEKLLLDRRGLAGDSPRDSGCYESNENLENGRDKKTSSSMSRSSSGYESSRLPSPECPVVLKTLISTRKLQSKPAHPPCISPSPRPPKNSLTLLSLAKSLVPVRAIARSQSCPELRRNPAPGLLRRSFSVTARHERRFIKPKNWKPTPAAKTESVPHAANPQKHCEDMSLFNTDTGHAFAPKQAETTQSTHLQLPPTAPAERSNHPLITPSTANPRREPALTQTACLYGHTDSVLSEDSRTRSISATFEARRLKMKRKTPMSSGNLSSLIEERL